The Solenopsis invicta isolate M01_SB chromosome 12, UNIL_Sinv_3.0, whole genome shotgun sequence DNA window TTTTGACCATCTTGAGCACCATACAGTGAAATCTGTTAATAGAACAATTAAATCGGGATTCTTGGGGGACAATGGTCGTTTTCCgccaaatttcattttaatactGTAACTATTACACgcatcaataatattattcatacGTTCTGCAAAATCAGTAGTTGCTTCCCATGTTTCAGTGTCTATCTCTTTTTCATACCCTTACGAAAAAGACGCACAGGctagaaattgtaatttatataatccAAATACTACAATAACTACAAAAAAGTACTACAATAACCACACACAAGTATTACAATAACTACAcgtaaacattataataaatttgtgtggTTTTTTCGCACCACAGACAATGGATCacaggaaaatattacaagaaaaatattacaggGATTACATGGATTACAGATTAAATATTACAGGGTATGtatattactataataataatattacagtaatattacacAGTCTGTAGTTATTTTACTTGCGATCCATGAcgtgatatacatataaacagAGATCTAgagaataaaatcaatttttaatataaattttaagttacaattgtatatattagctaccaaaaacatttttttttagtctttatttaatttattttttatttttctgtcgATAAAACACGTATTCGTTTCTTTGCGTTATTACACTTGTTTCGTACAGCGGTACGAAACAATCTGATATTATCCGTCGACCTCCCGAATTTTTGGTAGACATAttctgaaaaacaaattttaaatattcattttatacacacacacacacacacacatataatcGTATAAATTCATATGTGATTATTCTATTAATTCATCATAAATTACAGTGCGCACGTCCttgattataataatgtaatatgttCAGTATTAATCATATCCGTTCgtaaataatagttttacacATGCAATAAAGCAAATTGTATGGCTTAAGctattcttgaaatatatacattaaaacaagagaaataagtattattttaattcaaaatatatttttacagaaattatataaacaattaaattttcttcaaaattaaagttgtgaattgtaataattattagttatgATTATACTtcttataaagatatttaaaaaatatattttaacaatacataaatggcatgtatataaaaataatttatattgtgcAAAATTAGTCAATTTCATCTGTTagtaataagttaataattgaattttttaataattattttttaccaaCTTCATTatccattaaaaatattattaaaataataaaatgtcattttatgccaatagaaaaattttacaatgttattttttgataattaaaattaataaacaattcaatcaattataacaaaaaaaattagcagGTTTTTGTAGCATAAACTAATTGTATAAGAAATGTGGATTACTTGTCTTTAAAattcatttctttaaaatatttctatgacAAAGGTAATCAGagatattaattactaaaattagcaacttatttttttagaaaatttagttTATCATAACTtctgtaaacaaaatatttcggactaaataataaatacatatctcCTTCTTTTGTGTATGTTTTACTCGAAAGAAGTTtagattttaattgttttttatataaaatattacaatttatttaatattttactttgttaCATTATATGCATGACAAATGTAATGATAAATGTAATAGTATTACCTTCCACATCTAGCAGTATCCAATTGCTTGATTTCCGCTTGATTTCcgtgtttatttttgttgataagtGCTTGCTTGCCGGTGAGCTCTCGCGAAGCTCCTTTTTGTCAAAAACTATCCCCAACAAGTCGCATGCCATTTTAGACAATGAGGAATCGTTTAATTTGCTCAATTGAGCTTTAGTTATTAAGCGATTCCCAAAGAATCGATTTCCtttctgtaaaaaaagtaatacatgatcaaaaaaattacattatctcTTTAAAGtccataaaataattacaaagaaaTGATTACCAATTCTGAGATATTTTTTGATTCAGTTGTGACACTCTGTTCTTTTATTGGAGGTTGGACCATGCTCTCTGCCATACAAACTACTGGCACATCATAATTTTCCACAGATTgctgtaaatttatatttatattgtaaataaacaaattttttttaagatatgtaacattaattaattaaattaatttaccaCATCCGTTTTGGAATCATGTAAAGGGAAAACAATGACtccgaaaaaaaataaataaaaaaaaataaaaaaataaataaatggaaaaaaaaataaattatgtattgtaCCTTTGGTAAATAATATCAAAaccgattaaataaatatttaaattacttgtactttaattcaaaaaaacaatactaattttattataaaaaatccaaatattatttatttgactaCAACATGTTGACCTATATGGTATATTAAACGCGTGTGTGATCCGATCTGTGTAATAACTGAATTGTAGTCCAGCATTGTAATTTGTCAACTGTAATAAGTTAGTTAccgtaatatttgtattataataactaCACGCGTGTGGTCCATCggatgtaatatttttgtacggGATTACAGTAACCACATGGATTACAATTCTTAGCCCGTGCATCTTTTTCGTAAGGGTAGCCAGCTGTTTTTATCGCACATGCAATCTTATGACTTAATAAGTGGAATGCTAAATTAACCTTCATTGCCTCGAAATTATTCGGACGAATGTGCGCTTCTGTGATGTGAGATAACAAATTTTAACCTCCTTTTGTGGCATTGTCGATAGACCATGTCAGAGGAGGATCGAGAGAAGGATGGAGAAATGGATTTGGACGCGGATGGGTGGGGAAAAGGGGATCAACATTTGTCTTTaatattaaaggttaaaagaataaattaatttgtaagacctgaaatacatacaatttgatttataattttccactttttaatattttcaaagctATTTCCctgtattatttcattataattagcCTTATTGTGGACTGACAAAATACGTCACTTGGACGACAATAAAGccaataaataactttttttcaaatcaataaTGTAcaactttgcataaaataattgtaaaaatcacacatttttatatttatttttaccatttgcaataaaaaaacatttttagaaaattgctgcgtatattttaattattgtttaattttaatttttcgaaaatatttgagtaaattgcATTTTCTCACTTTTagttaataaagattaatatcgagaagaatttgattaaaatccgttactttactgattaacacttcaATAccttatattgtatattattatataattctttattaattctttttttgtaaagttttgattaatctttacgtgatatttcgtaaaaactgttgaaaggttgtattaaaatcagatcaataattttcacgtttgtaagttagagaataaaaataatactcaagtatccatatatttcattgatttttattacattattagtattattattattatttattgtgccatattaaacgcgcgtattgtcatttgtaaatcatgcgtatgcaggcatatgccattataacaaaataaaaaaagagtgggcgctttctggtCTCTCTACATCCCTGCCCAGAAATCATctaaaatcctctttctgaattttacggcctaaacgtagcacggaaaacgtgacgggagagaaggggggggggtTTAAGATTATGCGTCTTGAACCTCCTCAGTAGGAATTAGGTTATGTGACGCCAGTGTGTGTGTGACTTTGCTCACTCTTGAGCCTCAGGCATAAAAGCACCGAGTCACACGATGCTATATGATTCTTCTCGTCTTCTTTATAAAGTCGtatattattttgactttaGGTCAATTCTCTCCCTTGATCAAATCCACGACACTCTCCACTCCCTCCAAATCGCTTCTCTGTAGGATCTCTACCATCACCATTCTCTCCTCTTCGTATCTGCCACAGCGCCACACCACGTGATCGATGTCCTCCGTCTCGCCTCCACATTCACATCTCTCGTCCTCAATATATCCCTTTCTAGCTAGTGAGGCGTTCAAATTATAATGGTTTGCtctaattctattaataaaggTCATAAAACCTCTCTCCGCCTCTTTTCCGTGAAACCAGGGTTTTTTTATCTCTATTGTGAAAGTTTTCGTAATAGAAACATCCCTTTGTTTCGAAGAGCCTAGTGTTCTTCTCCATTGTACTTCTCCATGCTTGTTCGATCATCTCAACTTTTAAATCGTAAATTGGCACCTCAATCTCTTCGCCTGCTGCTTCCTCCGTACCACACTTAGCCAAATAATCTGCCAGTTCATTACCGGATATCCCACGATGAGATCGGATCCACACAAATATTATCTTTGtttgactttttaaatttacagtaccatttcttaatttctagtatatacttattttggtaagtatacaattttttaaaacatacagCTTGCAGCACTGATTTACTATCCGTAGCAATAACAAAATTACTATAACTATCTCTTTTTCTATATACCATTTCCAACGCAGTCTTTATGGCGAACGCTTCCGCCGtaaaaatagaacatttttttaggAATACTCGCATAAAACCCCTCCTCCTAATCCTCGAAAACTATGCCCACACCTGTGGCTACTGAGTTTAAAGACTTAGACCCGTCAGTGTACACAAACAATGTCTTgtcatttaatttgtatttctttttagtgttattaataaattctttatctaGGTTGTTATAACctttaatattattgacattAAATTGAACGTTTTttggtataatattatattcttgaCCGATTTCACAGTCCATCTCTATTTTCGTATTAAGAGTCTCATACTCCATATTCCATAATTCGTAaccgttttctttttctccaatGACATTGCTGTTGCCACTAGTGTAGATCCAAGCCTGGCTCAAAATACTGATCTTTTTCAGGGGGTTcctatatctaatatatttttcggATTCGACTAGATTATTCAGACTTAATCTTATACTATCTATTCCATATTTATAGACTCTAaggcaaaaattttttgctaacaTTAAAGCTCTGTCTGACAAGTAGGTTAATTTGGCTTCTGCCATTAT harbors:
- the LOC113005589 gene encoding uncharacterized protein LOC113005589, with product MSGEFGQGQGRVEWKATSRKQHRKQSRIDKQSVENYDVPVVCMAESMVQPPIKEQSVTTESKNISELKGNRFFGNRLITKAQLSKLNDSSLSKMACDLLGIVFDKKELRESSPASKHLSTKINTEIKRKSSNWILLDVEEYVYQKFGRSTDNIRLFRTAVRNKCNNAKKRIRVLSTEK